From a region of the Ruminococcaceae bacterium KH2T8 genome:
- a CDS encoding methionine synthase (B12-independent): MSTSVIGFPRIGRDRELKFASEKFFKGEICEKELNEVAKSIRKLDLENQKNAGIEFISSNDFSFYDNVLDTAVLFNVIPQRYKDLGLSERETYFAMARGYQGDKGNVKALAMKKWFNTNYHYLVPEIDDNTDVKLVGTKPVDELKEAASFGIKTKTAIVGPFTFLKLTRYTGSKNINDFADAFVNEYKKLVNTLAAEGAEWIEFDEPFLVHDLTAEDIKLFDKIYGEILNAKGSVKILLQTYFGDIRDIYKDVVALGFDGIGLDFIEGKETLNLVKSNGFPSDKLLFAGVVNGKNIWKNNYEKTLLLLGEIKNAIGGGDNIVIGTSCSLLHVPYTLKSETKLSDDYKKHFAFAEEKLLELADLDALVKTNDSKILEANKALFTGRINSSDPKVQERVRNIKDSDYTRLPEFAEREKIQHERFNLPLFPTTTIGSFPQTADVRKNRQDFRKGNITKEQYVEFNKKKIADCIKLQEEIGLDVLVHGEFERNDMVEYFGEHLEGYLFTEKAWVQSYGTRCVKPPFIWGDVSRKEAITVEWSKYAKSCTDKEVKGMLTGPVTILNWSFPREDISIKESTLQIALAIRDEVLDLEANGINIIQIDEAALREKLPLRKSDWYSEYLDWAIPAFRLVASGVKPETQIHTHMCYSEFTDIIPAIDAMDADVITFEASRSDLQILDSLKENNFKTEVGPGVYDIHSPRVPSVEEIVSALTKMRTRIEDKKLWVNPDCGLKTRGDVETKQSLINLVQAAKELR, encoded by the coding sequence ATGAGTACATCAGTTATAGGTTTTCCGAGGATCGGAAGAGACAGAGAATTAAAGTTCGCATCTGAGAAGTTCTTCAAGGGCGAGATCTGCGAGAAGGAATTAAACGAAGTCGCAAAGAGCATCAGAAAGCTCGATCTCGAGAACCAGAAGAATGCAGGCATCGAGTTCATCTCCTCTAATGACTTTTCATTCTACGATAACGTTTTGGACACTGCAGTCCTTTTTAACGTTATCCCTCAAAGATATAAGGACTTGGGTCTTTCCGAGCGCGAGACATATTTCGCAATGGCAAGAGGATATCAGGGCGATAAGGGTAATGTTAAGGCCCTCGCAATGAAGAAGTGGTTCAATACCAACTACCACTACCTCGTACCCGAGATCGATGACAATACTGATGTAAAGCTCGTCGGCACAAAGCCCGTAGACGAGCTCAAGGAAGCAGCTTCTTTCGGCATCAAGACAAAGACCGCGATCGTAGGTCCCTTCACATTCCTGAAGCTCACGAGATATACAGGAAGCAAGAATATAAATGACTTCGCGGATGCTTTCGTAAATGAGTACAAGAAGCTCGTTAACACACTTGCAGCAGAAGGCGCTGAGTGGATCGAATTTGACGAACCCTTCCTCGTTCATGATCTTACTGCTGAAGATATCAAGCTCTTCGATAAGATCTACGGCGAGATCCTTAATGCAAAGGGTTCCGTTAAGATCCTTCTTCAGACATACTTCGGAGATATAAGAGACATCTATAAGGATGTTGTCGCTTTGGGATTTGACGGTATCGGTCTTGACTTCATCGAGGGCAAGGAGACTCTTAACCTTGTTAAGTCAAACGGCTTCCCTTCCGATAAGCTCCTCTTCGCAGGTGTCGTAAACGGTAAGAATATCTGGAAGAATAATTACGAGAAGACACTCCTTCTCTTAGGCGAGATCAAAAATGCCATCGGCGGCGGTGACAATATCGTTATCGGTACATCCTGCTCACTCCTTCACGTTCCTTATACACTTAAGAGTGAGACGAAGCTCTCCGATGACTACAAGAAGCATTTCGCTTTTGCTGAGGAAAAGCTCCTCGAGCTCGCTGATCTTGATGCACTCGTAAAGACTAACGACAGCAAGATCCTCGAAGCTAACAAGGCACTCTTCACAGGCCGTATCAATTCAAGCGACCCCAAGGTTCAGGAGAGAGTCAGAAACATCAAGGATTCCGACTACACAAGACTTCCCGAGTTCGCCGAGAGAGAGAAGATCCAGCACGAGAGATTCAACCTTCCTCTCTTCCCTACAACGACTATCGGATCATTCCCTCAGACAGCTGATGTCCGTAAGAACAGACAGGACTTCAGAAAGGGCAATATCACAAAGGAACAGTATGTAGAATTCAACAAGAAGAAGATCGCTGACTGCATCAAGCTTCAGGAGGAGATCGGTCTCGATGTACTCGTTCACGGTGAGTTCGAGCGTAACGACATGGTCGAGTACTTCGGCGAGCATCTCGAAGGTTACCTCTTCACAGAGAAGGCATGGGTACAGTCCTACGGTACAAGATGCGTTAAGCCTCCGTTCATCTGGGGTGACGTATCACGTAAGGAAGCTATCACGGTCGAGTGGTCCAAGTACGCAAAGAGCTGCACGGACAAGGAAGTAAAGGGCATGCTCACAGGTCCCGTTACCATCCTCAACTGGTCCTTCCCCAGAGAAGATATCTCCATCAAGGAGAGTACGCTTCAGATAGCTCTCGCTATCCGCGACGAGGTTCTCGACCTTGAGGCAAACGGCATCAACATCATCCAGATCGACGAAGCAGCTCTCCGTGAAAAGCTCCCTCTTCGTAAGTCCGACTGGTACAGCGAGTATCTCGACTGGGCTATTCCCGCATTCAGGCTCGTGGCTTCCGGCGTAAAGCCCGAGACTCAGATCCATACACACATGTGCTACAGCGAGTTCACGGACATCATCCCCGCTATCGACGCAATGGATGCAGACGTTATCACTTTCGAGGCTTCAAGATCCGACCTTCAGATCCTCGATTCCTTGAAGGAGAACAACTTCAAGACAGAAGTAGGTCCCGGTGTATATGACATCCACAGCCCTCGTGTACCTTCCGTTGAGGAGATCGTATCCGCTCTTACTAAGATGAGAACAAGGATCGAAGACAAGAAGCTCTGGGTAAATCCCGACTGCGGACTTAAGACAAGAGGCGATGTTGAGACAAAGCAGAGCCTTATCAACCTCGTACAGGCTGCCAAGGAATTAAGATGA
- a CDS encoding glutamine--fructose-6-phosphate transaminase has protein sequence MCGIVGYIGPRNTLGILLNGLSTLEYRGYDSAGVSFIQDGKLELIKKKGYVKELRQAVADAGFTLEDNKTNSISAGIGHTRWATHGAPSDENSHPHKSMNGKICVVHNGIIENYAELKKFLKKKGYKFASETDTEVAAQLIEYYYSLNGDKDINGAVRRALLDIEGTYAFCVLCVDEPDKLVCAKKDNPIVVGVGKNENFIASDVTAMIEYTKDVIFLADDCVLTMTKDSIEITDIHGEPVEYTIDKVNWDSNAAQKGGYAHFMLKEMFEEPKVFDATVSPRIKDNDIMLEHFDVTKEYLESLRNINIIACGTAYHAGCVAKYLIEKMCRIPVVCGVASEFIYSDPIVDDKTLTIVISQSGETLDTRNAMKKAKELGSKTLAVVNVIGSTIAREADYVLYTAAGPEISVASTKAYTTQLGCLYLIALKFAHIMGKIEDKDYIHYQEELLAIPAKLQAILDKQKEISKFASRHFNAESTFFIGRGLDYCLSMESSLKLKEISYIHSEAYAGGELKHGTIALIEEGTLVVSPITQDDLVGKMESNIKEVATRGATVWAVIPERFSGMSFSCDSKFVIPDSDELMAPILAILPCQLFAYYMAVYKGCDVDKPRNLAKSVTVE, from the coding sequence GGACTATCGACTTTGGAATACAGAGGTTATGACTCGGCAGGCGTGTCCTTTATCCAGGACGGCAAGCTCGAGCTCATCAAGAAGAAGGGTTATGTTAAGGAATTGAGGCAGGCAGTAGCTGACGCCGGATTCACCCTTGAAGACAACAAGACCAACAGCATCTCAGCAGGTATCGGTCACACGAGGTGGGCTACCCACGGTGCTCCGAGCGATGAGAACTCTCATCCTCATAAGTCCATGAACGGCAAGATCTGTGTCGTTCATAACGGAATCATCGAGAATTATGCGGAGCTCAAGAAGTTCCTGAAGAAGAAGGGCTATAAGTTCGCTTCCGAGACTGATACGGAAGTAGCTGCCCAGCTCATCGAATACTATTATTCCTTAAACGGCGACAAGGATATCAACGGCGCCGTAAGAAGAGCGCTCCTCGATATCGAGGGTACTTATGCTTTCTGTGTTCTCTGCGTAGATGAGCCTGATAAGCTCGTATGCGCGAAGAAGGATAACCCGATCGTAGTAGGCGTAGGTAAGAATGAGAACTTCATCGCTTCCGACGTTACTGCCATGATCGAGTATACAAAGGATGTTATCTTCCTCGCTGATGACTGCGTACTTACGATGACAAAGGATTCCATCGAGATCACGGATATCCACGGCGAGCCCGTAGAATACACGATCGACAAGGTCAATTGGGATTCCAATGCAGCACAGAAGGGCGGATATGCTCACTTCATGCTCAAGGAGATGTTCGAAGAACCCAAGGTGTTCGATGCGACCGTATCTCCCCGTATCAAGGATAACGACATCATGCTCGAGCATTTCGACGTTACGAAGGAATATCTCGAGAGCCTTAGAAATATCAATATCATCGCATGCGGTACTGCTTATCACGCAGGATGCGTAGCAAAGTATCTCATCGAGAAGATGTGCCGCATCCCCGTTGTATGCGGTGTAGCAAGTGAGTTTATCTACTCTGATCCTATCGTTGATGATAAGACGCTTACGATCGTTATCTCACAGTCAGGTGAGACGCTCGATACGAGAAATGCCATGAAGAAGGCAAAGGAACTCGGAAGCAAGACTCTCGCAGTCGTAAACGTTATCGGAAGTACGATCGCAAGAGAAGCAGACTACGTTCTCTATACGGCGGCAGGTCCTGAGATCTCCGTCGCTTCCACAAAGGCTTATACGACACAGCTCGGATGCCTTTACCTCATCGCATTGAAGTTCGCTCATATCATGGGCAAGATCGAAGATAAGGATTATATCCACTATCAGGAGGAACTTCTTGCTATCCCTGCGAAGCTTCAGGCTATCCTCGATAAGCAGAAGGAGATCTCCAAGTTCGCTTCACGTCACTTCAATGCTGAGAGCACATTCTTCATCGGAAGAGGACTTGATTACTGTCTTTCCATGGAGTCATCTCTGAAGCTTAAGGAGATATCTTATATCCACTCAGAGGCATACGCAGGCGGTGAGTTGAAGCACGGTACCATCGCTCTTATCGAAGAGGGTACACTTGTCGTAAGCCCCATCACTCAGGATGATCTCGTAGGTAAGATGGAATCGAACATCAAGGAAGTTGCTACAAGAGGCGCTACGGTGTGGGCGGTAATCCCTGAGAGATTCTCCGGAATGAGCTTCTCGTGTGACTCAAAGTTCGTGATCCCCGACAGTGACGAGCTCATGGCTCCTATCCTTGCGATCCTTCCTTGTCAGCTCTTCGCTTACTACATGGCAGTCTATAAGGGCTGTGACGTAGATAAGCCCAGAAACCTCGCTAAGAGCGTTACGGTCGAGTAA
- a CDS encoding ABC-type multidrug transport system, ATPase component codes for MLAIDHLTKTYGKFTALSDITLTLDNGVYGLLAPNGAGKTTLLKLITTLLFPTDGQILWDGKEIISMGEDYRSLIGFLPQDFGFYPNYTGRQFLRYVAALQCIPKELTEAKINELLELVGMTENADKKMKKLSGGMKQRIGIAQAMLNDPRILILDEPTAGLDPKERVRFRNLIHSLSQDRIVILSTHIVSDIATIAGKIIMIKDHKLLCCESPKVICEQYIGKVYELPASEEVPDHCLTLSDRQDGDRTVIRVYSDIPLSCAASVEPNLEDVFLTIYQDGEADVS; via the coding sequence ATGCTTGCGATCGATCATCTGACAAAGACTTACGGAAAGTTCACTGCACTTTCCGACATCACATTAACACTTGATAACGGTGTCTACGGGCTGCTCGCTCCAAACGGCGCGGGAAAGACTACGCTTCTAAAGCTCATCACGACACTTCTATTTCCGACCGACGGACAGATCCTCTGGGACGGCAAAGAGATTATTTCGATGGGCGAAGACTACAGATCGCTCATAGGATTCCTGCCGCAGGACTTCGGGTTTTATCCGAACTATACGGGAAGGCAGTTCCTCCGATATGTAGCAGCTCTTCAGTGCATACCAAAGGAGCTCACGGAAGCCAAGATCAACGAACTGCTCGAACTGGTCGGGATGACGGAGAATGCCGATAAGAAGATGAAGAAACTCTCGGGCGGCATGAAGCAGAGGATCGGTATCGCTCAGGCTATGCTCAATGATCCGAGGATACTGATCCTTGACGAGCCGACGGCAGGACTTGACCCTAAGGAACGAGTCAGATTCAGAAATCTCATCCACTCCCTATCGCAGGACAGGATCGTTATCCTCTCAACACATATCGTATCCGATATCGCTACCATTGCGGGCAAGATCATCATGATCAAGGACCATAAGCTCCTTTGCTGCGAATCACCAAAAGTCATCTGCGAGCAGTATATCGGAAAAGTCTACGAGCTTCCCGCATCCGAGGAAGTACCCGATCATTGCCTTACCTTGAGCGACAGACAGGACGGCGATCGAACCGTCATCCGTGTCTACAGCGACATTCCGTTGAGCTGTGCAGCCTCGGTAGAGCCCAACCTCGAAGATGTATTCCTCACTATCTATCAGGACGGTGAAGCAGATGTATCGTAA
- a CDS encoding Membrane protease YdiL, CAAX protease family, with protein MTQTAEKKSRITIPVLISAIGFIIMKILIKTGIAGDHMSSNSYLWFQAILYIFLGGFAIYAFRDDFKEGIGEWKAHPVKSLLWVLGTFVAYYIVEIAAALPMYLLYPDYESINDNSTVLAAEALPMVVGVLVLGILGPVTEEAFFRFFGIKKLSGTIPAWLCILISSVAFGIMHVKAFTVPEFLYYLPTIAAAAVWGIALHKSRNITIPLIMHIMINLPAVVVLYLS; from the coding sequence ATGACACAAACAGCAGAAAAGAAGAGCAGGATAACGATCCCGGTCCTGATAAGCGCTATCGGATTCATAATTATGAAGATCCTGATAAAAACGGGGATCGCCGGCGATCACATGAGCAGTAACTCGTACCTGTGGTTCCAGGCAATACTTTATATATTTCTCGGCGGATTTGCGATCTATGCATTTCGTGATGACTTTAAGGAAGGGATCGGTGAGTGGAAGGCGCATCCTGTTAAGTCGCTCCTCTGGGTCCTCGGAACCTTTGTCGCTTACTATATCGTAGAGATAGCGGCTGCGCTCCCTATGTATCTACTCTATCCCGATTACGAATCGATAAATGATAATTCCACTGTACTTGCGGCAGAGGCTCTTCCGATGGTCGTGGGAGTGCTTGTTCTGGGCATCCTGGGACCTGTGACGGAGGAAGCATTCTTCAGGTTCTTCGGCATAAAGAAACTTTCGGGGACCATTCCTGCATGGCTTTGCATATTAATATCTTCGGTCGCTTTTGGCATCATGCATGTCAAAGCATTTACAGTGCCCGAATTTCTTTATTATCTCCCGACGATCGCGGCTGCTGCGGTATGGGGCATAGCACTTCATAAGTCTCGAAATATCACGATACCGCTGATCATGCATATCATGATCAATCTGCCGGCCGTAGTTGTGCTCTATCTCTCATAA
- a CDS encoding 5,10-methylenetetrahydrofolate reductase (NAD(P)), translating to MKITDLYKTQKKTLSFEIFPPKKDSELTNIDETLSILSGLHPDFISVTFGTGEVSDPDRTISLAKKIKDEYKVEPVVHLTCLHYDKNEIDHLADHLREEGIENILALRGDRNSKIPDKNEFKHSTDLISYLKTKYDFCLLGACYPECHPESRDKVTDLLNLKSKVDSGAEVLLSQLFFDNKTFYDFREKCRIADINTPVIPGIMPVINASQIKRMISLCNASFPLRFRKIIDRYEDNKEALFDAGLSYALTQIIDLLVNDTDGIHLYTMNNPIVARRICEGIKNIV from the coding sequence ATGAAGATAACCGATCTTTACAAGACACAGAAGAAGACACTGTCTTTCGAGATATTCCCTCCCAAGAAGGACTCCGAGCTCACCAATATCGATGAGACGCTGTCCATCTTGAGCGGGCTTCATCCCGACTTCATAAGCGTGACGTTCGGTACGGGTGAGGTTTCCGATCCCGACCGCACGATCAGCCTTGCAAAGAAGATAAAGGATGAGTACAAGGTAGAACCCGTCGTCCATCTCACATGTCTTCACTACGACAAGAACGAGATAGACCATCTCGCTGACCACCTTCGCGAAGAAGGCATCGAGAACATCCTCGCTCTAAGGGGTGATCGTAATTCAAAGATTCCCGACAAGAATGAGTTCAAGCATTCGACAGACCTTATCTCATATCTCAAGACCAAGTATGATTTCTGCCTCTTGGGCGCATGCTATCCCGAGTGTCATCCCGAATCACGCGACAAGGTAACCGACCTTCTGAACCTCAAGTCGAAAGTTGATTCAGGCGCAGAGGTACTGCTCTCACAGCTCTTCTTCGACAATAAGACTTTCTATGACTTCAGGGAAAAGTGCAGGATCGCGGATATAAATACCCCCGTGATTCCCGGCATCATGCCTGTGATCAATGCCTCGCAGATAAAGAGGATGATCTCACTTTGTAATGCGTCTTTCCCGCTTCGTTTTCGGAAGATAATCGACCGCTATGAAGACAATAAGGAAGCTCTCTTTGACGCAGGCCTTTCCTACGCTCTCACGCAGATAATCGACCTGCTCGTTAACGACACCGACGGCATTCACCTCTACACGATGAATAACCCGATAGTGGCAAGAAGGATCTGTGAAGGTATCAAGAACATCGTCTGA
- a CDS encoding LytTr DNA-binding domain-containing protein, producing MKIRLIASEEHYDEIAKELTDKGIEISDSSNLVLTEQNAVITHLIGKKDDAIYRLKTSEISHIESFAHEVIAYTDKDKFRINERLKNLAVILDPKVFIRISNSVIISVNHIENIRPAFTQKFVITMKNGAKVDVTRSYYYVFKEFIGI from the coding sequence TTGAAGATAAGACTTATTGCAAGTGAAGAGCATTACGATGAGATCGCAAAGGAGCTCACCGACAAAGGGATAGAGATAAGTGACAGCTCTAACCTTGTCCTTACCGAGCAAAATGCGGTGATCACTCACCTTATCGGAAAGAAAGACGACGCGATCTACCGTCTCAAGACTTCCGAGATCTCACATATCGAAAGCTTTGCACACGAAGTCATCGCCTATACCGATAAGGACAAGTTCAGGATCAACGAACGTCTAAAGAATCTCGCAGTCATACTAGATCCCAAGGTCTTTATCAGGATCAGCAATTCAGTGATCATATCGGTAAATCACATTGAGAATATAAGACCTGCTTTCACGCAGAAATTCGTAATAACCATGAAGAACGGAGCCAAGGTAGACGTGACGAGATCATACTACTATGTCTTCAAGGAATTCATCGGAATATGA
- a CDS encoding cystathionine gamma-synthase yields the protein MSNGLNTSCLHLEDEDITSEHYGAISYPIYQTATYVHPGVGRSTGYDYSRLQNPTRERLEKVIAGLEGGIDAFALSSGMAAITLLMEIFHPGDHIIVEADLYGGSIRLFDNVSVKNDIEITYLNCSEDDIASKIRENTKAIYIETPTNPMMSVSDIEAISKIAKENGLILIVDNTFLSPYFQNPLKLGADVVIHSGTKFIGGHNDTLAGFIVTDNEEIREKLRFLIKTTGAGLAPFDSWLILRGVKTLGIRMERAQKNALKIAEWLSEQDIVKNVYYPGLPKHPGHDLIKRQARGFGSMITFDVDSKQHALEILEKVRIIKFAESLGGVETLITYPTTQTHADVPEEVRLRNGITDRTLRLSVGIEDIEDLLRELTEVFSSLKEEDDA from the coding sequence ATGAGTAACGGTTTAAATACATCATGTCTTCATCTTGAAGACGAAGACATAACATCAGAACATTACGGAGCTATAAGCTACCCTATATATCAGACGGCAACGTATGTCCATCCCGGTGTAGGAAGGAGTACCGGGTATGACTACAGCAGACTTCAGAATCCGACCAGGGAGAGACTTGAGAAAGTGATCGCGGGTCTTGAGGGCGGAATAGATGCTTTCGCTCTGAGCAGCGGAATGGCTGCGATAACGCTTCTGATGGAGATCTTTCATCCGGGAGATCATATCATCGTCGAAGCCGATCTTTACGGGGGCAGTATCAGATTATTCGATAATGTCTCGGTAAAGAATGATATAGAGATCACATATCTTAACTGCTCGGAGGATGATATCGCTTCAAAGATCAGGGAGAATACGAAGGCTATCTATATAGAGACGCCAACTAATCCCATGATGAGCGTATCTGATATCGAAGCCATCTCGAAGATCGCAAAGGAGAACGGACTTATCCTTATCGTGGATAATACTTTCCTGTCTCCTTATTTTCAGAATCCTTTAAAGCTTGGAGCAGATGTTGTTATCCACAGCGGAACGAAGTTCATAGGCGGACATAATGACACTCTTGCCGGCTTTATCGTGACCGATAACGAGGAGATAAGAGAGAAACTGAGATTTCTTATCAAGACTACCGGCGCGGGACTAGCTCCTTTCGACAGCTGGCTCATCTTAAGGGGAGTAAAGACACTCGGTATCAGGATGGAAAGAGCTCAAAAGAATGCTCTTAAGATCGCGGAGTGGCTCAGTGAACAGGACATAGTAAAGAATGTCTATTATCCCGGACTTCCGAAGCACCCGGGGCATGACCTTATCAAGAGACAGGCTAGAGGATTCGGTTCGATGATCACCTTTGATGTTGACTCGAAGCAGCATGCGCTTGAGATACTCGAGAAGGTAAGGATCATAAAGTTCGCGGAGAGCCTCGGAGGCGTCGAGACACTTATCACATATCCGACGACGCAGACCCATGCAGATGTTCCCGAAGAGGTAAGACTCAGGAACGGTATTACCGACAGGACGCTTCGTCTCTCTGTCGGAATAGAGGATATAGAAGATCTCTTAAGGGAACTTACGGAAGTCTTCTCTTCGCTTAAGGAGGAAGACGATGCCTGA
- a CDS encoding DNA-binding transcriptional regulator, LysR family, producing the protein MTLKQLNYVVTVSETGNITEAAKKLFMSQPSLTSAIQELEKEYGITIFTRNKKGIEITKDGEEFLGYARQVLEQANLIDERYNGIKKGKIRFCVSSQHYSFAVEAFVQLLRKLDPEKYEFHMRETETYDIINDVATLRSEVGILYLNKFNETVIRKTLKDNDLIFTPLFTAKPHVFLGKDNPLAKHKKITLDDLKPYPRLSYEQGSHNSFYFSEEILSTLDCDKELIVRDRATLFNFLVGMHGYTICSGVINEDLNGPNIVARPLDIDDYMQIGYIQPSQIAPSRLAAEYLDILKEMVK; encoded by the coding sequence ATGACTTTAAAACAGCTGAACTACGTAGTTACGGTATCTGAGACCGGTAATATCACCGAGGCGGCAAAGAAGCTCTTCATGTCACAGCCGTCGCTTACATCGGCCATACAGGAACTCGAAAAGGAATACGGAATCACGATCTTTACCCGTAATAAGAAGGGTATAGAGATAACAAAGGACGGCGAGGAATTCCTCGGCTATGCCAGGCAGGTATTGGAGCAGGCGAACCTGATTGACGAAAGATATAACGGAATAAAGAAAGGTAAGATCAGATTCTGCGTATCGTCCCAGCACTATTCGTTCGCGGTGGAGGCTTTCGTTCAGCTGCTTCGAAAGCTCGATCCCGAGAAGTACGAATTCCACATGAGGGAGACCGAGACCTATGACATTATAAATGACGTCGCGACGCTTCGAAGCGAAGTCGGTATCCTCTACCTGAATAAGTTCAATGAGACGGTCATTCGAAAGACGTTAAAGGACAATGATCTTATCTTCACGCCGCTTTTTACCGCGAAGCCTCATGTGTTCCTCGGTAAGGATAATCCGCTCGCGAAGCATAAGAAGATAACGCTCGATGACTTAAAGCCTTATCCGAGGCTCTCGTATGAGCAGGGAAGTCATAACTCATTCTATTTCTCGGAGGAGATATTAAGTACGCTCGACTGTGATAAGGAGCTGATCGTCAGGGATCGTGCGACGCTCTTTAACTTCCTTGTAGGTATGCACGGTTATACGATCTGCAGCGGCGTCATCAATGAGGACCTGAACGGCCCGAATATCGTGGCGCGCCCTCTCGATATCGACGACTATATGCAGATAGGATATATCCAGCCTTCGCAGATCGCACCGTCGAGGCTCGCGGCCGAATATCTCGATATACTAAAAGAAATGGTTAAGTGA
- a CDS encoding diguanylate cyclase (GGDEF) domain-containing protein codes for MINFDDILKNYKTKTCILSVEKLDDGTYGNIKVVAGNQAHADDIAGITGHPFVPGCPYEMCFPKDMNFEDFATRCAWGGQPLHTYVNLYQMGLWLNMFMIPFFSDEPNIGYCIYSYDVAPRVDEDKMADLSGDTASKVLTTCIKFRGSTDFLVTVNEIISDIRDICEADHCAIILLDRDEKMCRVMGESMREGSGYESISNFFSPEFYDMVLNWENTLQGSTCIIIKNEQDMEEIKKRDPVWHESLVSAGVESLVLFPLKHGTKLLGYIWALNFNTENTVAIKETLELTSFFVGSEVANYLLVKRMEILSSIDLLTGTKNRNIMNNRIDRIISGKDVLKEPYAVIFADLNGLKRVNDTEGHNKGDDMLRDAAALIQSVFFDSEVYRAGGDEFMVIATDMTPNILSTRISDLRDRADKTDNVRLAIGAVCSSDEPNILKAMRIADQFMYADKDRFYKAHPELKYR; via the coding sequence ATGATCAACTTCGATGACATCCTTAAGAACTACAAGACGAAGACATGTATCCTTTCCGTTGAGAAACTCGATGACGGGACCTACGGAAACATCAAGGTCGTAGCCGGCAATCAGGCTCACGCAGACGACATCGCAGGTATAACGGGTCATCCTTTCGTCCCCGGCTGTCCTTATGAGATGTGCTTTCCCAAGGATATGAACTTCGAAGACTTCGCAACCAGATGCGCTTGGGGCGGTCAGCCTCTCCACACTTACGTTAATCTCTATCAGATGGGACTGTGGCTCAATATGTTCATGATCCCGTTCTTCTCGGATGAACCGAATATCGGATACTGCATCTACTCCTATGACGTAGCACCCAGAGTCGACGAGGATAAGATGGCGGACCTTTCGGGCGACACTGCATCGAAAGTCCTCACCACCTGCATCAAGTTCAGAGGCAGCACCGATTTCCTCGTTACGGTCAACGAAATCATAAGCGACATCCGCGATATCTGCGAAGCCGACCACTGCGCGATCATCCTGCTCGATAGAGACGAAAAGATGTGCCGCGTAATGGGAGAGTCGATGAGAGAAGGATCCGGTTACGAATCCATAAGCAATTTCTTCAGCCCTGAATTCTACGATATGGTCCTCAACTGGGAGAATACTCTTCAAGGCAGTACATGTATCATCATAAAGAACGAGCAGGATATGGAAGAGATCAAGAAGCGTGATCCCGTATGGCACGAATCACTCGTTTCGGCAGGCGTCGAAAGCCTTGTCCTCTTCCCTCTCAAGCACGGCACCAAACTGCTCGGTTATATATGGGCACTTAACTTCAACACTGAAAACACCGTTGCCATCAAGGAGACACTCGAGCTCACATCGTTCTTCGTAGGATCGGAAGTTGCTAACTACCTCCTTGTTAAGAGAATGGAGATCCTAAGCTCGATCGACCTTCTGACCGGCACCAAGAACCGTAATATCATGAACAACAGGATCGACAGGATCATCTCAGGCAAAGATGTCCTCAAGGAACCCTATGCCGTCATCTTCGCCGATCTTAACGGACTTAAGAGAGTCAACGATACCGAAGGTCATAACAAAGGTGACGATATGCTCAGGGATGCAGCCGCGCTGATCCAGAGTGTATTCTTCGACAGCGAAGTATACCGTGCCGGAGGCGATGAGTTCATGGTCATCGCGACCGACATGACACCCAATATCCTGAGTACGAGAATATCCGATCTTCGCGACAGAGCCGACAAGACAGATAACGTCAGGCTCGCGATCGGTGCCGTCTGCAGCAGTGACGAGCCGAACATCTTAAAGGCCATGAGGATCGCCGATCAGTTCATGTACGCCGATAAGGACAGATTCTATAAGGCACACCCCGAACTTAAGTACCGCTGA